Proteins encoded within one genomic window of Actinoplanes octamycinicus:
- a CDS encoding alpha/beta fold hydrolase, with protein sequence MESFDAPDGTSLALHRSGAGEPLVCLPGGPMQAAAYLGDLGGLAADRQLVIPDLRGTGASAVPADPATYRCDHQVGDVEALREHAGLDRFDLLGHSAGATIALLYAARHPDRIRRLVLVNASPRVVGLEITDLDRRQVAEERRGEPWFPEAFAALERVQSGQATPADGRALAPFIYGRWDAETQAYSAREAGQKNRLAAATYYADGAFDPLTVRTELAALPAPVLLIAGEADLQLPPKSAAEYAGLFAQAELAMVPGGGHFAWLDDADWFRQQVTGFLQHP encoded by the coding sequence GTGGAAAGCTTCGACGCCCCCGACGGAACCTCCCTCGCGCTGCATCGTTCCGGCGCCGGCGAGCCCCTGGTCTGCCTGCCCGGCGGCCCGATGCAGGCCGCCGCCTATCTGGGTGACCTCGGTGGGCTCGCCGCCGATCGGCAGCTCGTCATCCCGGACCTGCGCGGCACCGGCGCGTCGGCGGTCCCGGCCGACCCGGCCACCTACCGCTGCGACCATCAGGTCGGCGACGTCGAGGCCCTCCGCGAGCACGCCGGCCTGGACCGCTTCGACCTGCTCGGCCACTCGGCCGGCGCGACGATCGCGCTGCTCTACGCGGCCCGCCACCCGGACCGGATCCGCCGCCTGGTCCTGGTCAACGCGAGCCCGCGCGTGGTCGGCCTGGAGATCACCGACCTGGACCGGCGGCAGGTCGCCGAGGAACGCCGCGGCGAGCCGTGGTTCCCGGAGGCCTTCGCCGCCCTGGAACGCGTCCAGTCCGGCCAGGCGACCCCGGCCGACGGCCGGGCGCTGGCCCCGTTCATCTACGGCCGCTGGGACGCCGAGACCCAGGCCTATTCGGCCCGCGAGGCAGGCCAGAAGAACAGGTTGGCGGCCGCGACCTACTACGCCGACGGCGCCTTCGACCCCTTGACGGTACGAACGGAGCTGGCTGCCCTGCCGGCCCCGGTGCTCCTGATCGCCGGCGAGGCCGACCTCCAGCTGCCGCCGAAGAGCGCCGCGGAGTACGCCGGTCTCTTCGCGCAGGCCGAGCTGGCCATGGTCCCGGGTGGCGGTCACTTCGCCTGGCTGGACGACGCCGACTGGTTCCGCCAGCAGGTCACCGGCTTCCTCCAGCACCCCTGA
- a CDS encoding nucleotidyl transferase AbiEii/AbiGii toxin family protein, with protein MTEITGDFEIHLTVYPGQAEGLAAFAAEHGVKFLHIELDRGTSASQPMLTLHGSGTLTEQLATVRDWCGWLRVAGMDPIRSKIEATPWAAGVPQSDEAARDEPAHRYFEHHIKLRLPAGVADLIAITDLVEPHGARLSRNARKRSADGSEIRFVNQRCHRAGRATASERLDRLVTALREDGHEIVSVEQEYVVHDDNLRLDDGWLPRAEPARAAVSRTPHLDRVAPRQRRDFPATYHPVAGTLQGLVFDPALKQHENAYRAGEPIFDNPVEGDRWRAARRAALDHVLTVLAGGSWGRSLVLRGSVTMPAWAGPAAREPGDLDFVVIPASMTSDSAEARALLDGIVAELAARPGAGLRPERVEQSAIWTYERADGRRLVIPFTGSRIPEGAVQVDIVFGEELPIAPEPLLLPGQDRPVLAVTAGLSLAWKLLWLATDCYPQGKDLYDAVLLAERATVDLALVRELMRPELGDEAGRFTAESVLSWPDVEWDNFFRDYPELVTEPHEQPWLRRLAVALDRSWS; from the coding sequence GTGACTGAGATTACCGGGGACTTCGAGATACACCTGACGGTCTATCCCGGGCAGGCCGAGGGCCTGGCCGCGTTCGCCGCCGAGCACGGTGTCAAGTTCCTGCACATCGAGCTGGACCGGGGCACCTCGGCGTCCCAGCCGATGCTGACCCTGCACGGCAGCGGCACGCTCACCGAGCAGCTGGCCACGGTGCGGGACTGGTGCGGCTGGCTGCGGGTGGCCGGGATGGATCCGATCCGCAGCAAGATCGAGGCCACCCCGTGGGCGGCTGGGGTGCCGCAGTCCGACGAGGCCGCCCGCGACGAGCCGGCCCACCGCTATTTCGAGCATCACATCAAGCTGCGCCTGCCGGCCGGGGTGGCCGATCTGATCGCGATCACCGACCTGGTCGAGCCGCACGGCGCCCGCCTGTCGCGCAATGCGCGGAAGCGGTCGGCGGACGGTTCCGAGATCCGGTTCGTCAATCAGCGCTGCCACCGGGCCGGCCGGGCCACCGCGTCGGAGCGTCTCGACCGGCTGGTCACCGCGCTGCGCGAGGACGGCCACGAGATCGTCTCGGTCGAGCAGGAGTATGTGGTGCACGACGACAACCTGCGGCTGGACGACGGCTGGCTGCCTCGCGCCGAGCCGGCCCGCGCCGCCGTGAGCCGGACGCCGCACCTCGACCGGGTCGCCCCGCGGCAACGCCGGGACTTCCCGGCCACCTACCATCCGGTCGCCGGCACCCTGCAGGGGCTGGTCTTCGACCCGGCGCTCAAGCAGCACGAGAATGCCTACCGGGCCGGTGAGCCGATCTTCGACAACCCGGTCGAGGGGGACCGCTGGCGGGCCGCCCGGCGCGCCGCGCTGGACCACGTGCTGACGGTGCTGGCCGGCGGCTCCTGGGGGCGTTCGCTGGTGCTGCGCGGCAGCGTCACGATGCCGGCCTGGGCCGGTCCGGCCGCCCGCGAGCCCGGCGACCTCGACTTCGTGGTCATCCCGGCCTCGATGACCAGCGACAGCGCGGAGGCTCGGGCGCTGCTCGACGGCATCGTCGCCGAGCTGGCCGCGCGTCCCGGCGCCGGCCTGCGCCCGGAGCGGGTCGAGCAGTCCGCGATCTGGACCTACGAGCGGGCCGACGGCCGGCGCCTGGTGATCCCCTTCACCGGGTCGCGGATCCCGGAGGGCGCCGTGCAGGTCGACATCGTGTTCGGCGAGGAGCTGCCGATCGCGCCGGAGCCGCTGCTGCTGCCCGGCCAGGACCGGCCGGTCCTGGCCGTCACCGCCGGCCTGTCCCTGGCGTGGAAGCTGTTGTGGCTGGCCACCGACTGCTATCCGCAGGGCAAGGATCTGTACGACGCGGTGCTGCTCGCCGAGCGGGCCACCGTCGACCTGGCGCTGGTCCGCGAGCTGATGCGGCCGGAGCTGGGCGACGAGGCCGGCCGGTTCACCGCCGAGTCGGTGCTGAGCTGGCCGGACGTGGAGTGGGACAACTTCTTCCGGGACTATCCGGAGCTGGTCACCGAGCCGCACGAGCAGCCGTGGCTGCGCCGGCTCGCGGTGGCTCTCGATCGGTCCTGGAGCTAG
- a CDS encoding helix-turn-helix domain-containing protein: MAATGTATSTEKGRRIVGSERQSLAKDLVKRYTSGESIRALAASTGRSYGFVHRVLTESGVQLRQRGGARRRKKA, translated from the coding sequence ATGGCAGCCACTGGCACAGCTACCAGTACTGAGAAGGGTCGTCGAATCGTCGGTAGCGAGCGGCAGTCGCTCGCCAAGGACCTGGTGAAGCGTTACACCTCCGGCGAGAGCATCCGGGCGCTCGCTGCTTCCACCGGCCGTTCCTATGGATTCGTCCACCGCGTGCTCACCGAATCGGGCGTGCAGTTGCGCCAGCGTGGCGGCGCCCGCCGCCGCAAGAAGGCGTGA
- a CDS encoding DNA alkylation repair protein → MTDRLSETLLARLTAGFQARRDAARAPAMAAYMRDQFPFLGLSAATRRAAARVALAGLPTPAETDLAEVARACWARDEREFQQFACDYLMAHPRVPGPGFLDVAAELITTRSWWDTVDPLATHVVGGLVRRHPGLAARMDEWSGSADRWLVRTAILHQLHYGPATDTTRLFHYCSRQAGHPDFFVRKAIGWALRHYARTDPDAVRAYLTAESARLSPLSVREAAKHL, encoded by the coding sequence ATGACTGACCGGCTCTCCGAGACGCTGCTGGCCCGGCTGACCGCCGGCTTCCAGGCCCGGCGCGACGCGGCCCGCGCGCCCGCGATGGCGGCCTACATGCGGGACCAGTTCCCGTTCCTGGGCCTGTCCGCCGCCACCCGGCGGGCCGCCGCCCGGGTCGCGCTGGCCGGTCTGCCCACGCCCGCCGAGACCGATCTGGCCGAGGTCGCCCGCGCCTGCTGGGCCCGCGACGAGCGGGAGTTCCAGCAGTTCGCCTGCGACTACCTGATGGCGCACCCGCGGGTGCCCGGTCCCGGCTTCCTCGACGTCGCCGCCGAGCTGATCACCACGAGATCCTGGTGGGACACCGTCGACCCGCTCGCCACCCACGTCGTCGGCGGCCTGGTCCGCCGCCACCCCGGCCTGGCCGCCCGGATGGACGAGTGGTCCGGGTCCGCCGACCGGTGGCTGGTCCGCACCGCGATCCTGCACCAGCTGCACTACGGCCCGGCCACCGACACCACGCGCCTGTTCCACTACTGCTCCCGGCAGGCCGGCCACCCGGACTTCTTCGTCCGCAAGGCGATCGGCTGGGCGCTGCGGCACTACGCCCGCACCGACCCGGACGCGGTCCGGGCCTACCTCACCGCCGAGTCCGCCCGCCTGTCACCGTTGTCGGTCCGCGAGGCCGCCAAACACCTCTGA
- a CDS encoding MFS transporter, whose translation MRRGLAGLLAAEAISLLGSRITFVALPWLVLTSTDSALRAGLAGFAEMLPYVLAGLLGGPIVDRVGPRPTAVAADAASLLAVSGIAIVTTTDTVRYHTLLGLIALAGALRGFGDTAKRALLPRVIADAGLTTERGTTLYDGISRAATLLGLPLAGLLVAAVGPARVLLVDAATFGLCALLITVYVTAGATGHHPAEDEEGGYAAALRCGFRYVRQDRLIIGIMSMLFATNLFDQAFATVFVPVWVRESPHGPAALGVLGSAFGIGAVAGNLLWTVIAPRLPRRTTFAVCFLAGGPAQLFALALTDRLWLVLAAAALAGALMSTINPILLAAVYERIPVRVQGRVMSVLIAFSWAGIPLGGVLGGWAADELGLRTGALLAAIGYLTVTLSPFLFSVWRSLDEHRAAPAKTLVTAK comes from the coding sequence GTGAGGCGCGGGCTGGCCGGCCTGCTCGCGGCCGAGGCGATCTCACTGCTGGGCAGCCGGATCACCTTCGTGGCGCTGCCCTGGCTGGTGCTGACCAGCACCGATTCGGCGCTCCGGGCCGGACTGGCCGGTTTCGCCGAGATGCTCCCCTACGTGCTGGCCGGCCTGCTCGGCGGCCCGATCGTGGACCGGGTCGGGCCGCGGCCGACCGCGGTGGCCGCCGACGCGGCCAGCCTGCTCGCGGTCTCCGGCATCGCGATCGTCACCACCACCGACACGGTTCGCTACCACACCCTGCTCGGCCTGATCGCGCTCGCCGGCGCGCTGCGCGGCTTCGGCGACACCGCCAAGCGCGCCCTGCTGCCCCGGGTGATCGCCGACGCCGGGCTGACCACCGAGCGCGGCACCACCCTCTACGACGGGATCAGCCGGGCCGCCACGCTGCTCGGCCTGCCGCTGGCCGGGCTGCTGGTGGCCGCGGTCGGCCCGGCCCGGGTGCTGCTGGTCGACGCCGCCACGTTCGGCCTGTGCGCGCTGCTGATCACCGTCTACGTCACGGCCGGCGCCACCGGCCACCACCCCGCCGAGGACGAGGAGGGCGGGTACGCCGCGGCCCTGCGCTGCGGTTTCCGGTACGTCCGGCAGGACCGCCTGATCATCGGGATCATGTCGATGCTGTTCGCCACGAACCTCTTCGACCAGGCGTTCGCCACCGTCTTCGTGCCGGTGTGGGTGCGCGAGAGCCCGCACGGCCCGGCCGCCCTGGGCGTGCTGGGCAGCGCCTTCGGCATCGGCGCGGTGGCCGGCAACCTGCTCTGGACGGTGATCGCGCCGCGCCTGCCGCGCCGCACCACGTTCGCCGTCTGCTTCCTGGCCGGCGGCCCGGCGCAGCTCTTCGCCCTCGCCCTGACCGACCGGTTGTGGCTGGTCCTGGCGGCGGCCGCGCTGGCCGGCGCGCTGATGTCGACGATCAACCCGATCCTGCTGGCCGCCGTCTACGAACGCATCCCGGTCCGCGTCCAGGGCCGGGTGATGAGCGTCCTGATCGCCTTCTCCTGGGCCGGCATCCCCCTCGGCGGCGTCCTCGGCGGCTGGGCAGCCGACGAGCTCGGCCTGCGCACCGGCGCCCTGCTCGCCGCCATCGGCTACCTGACGGTCACCCTCTCCCCGTTCCTGTTCTCGGTCTGGCGCTCCCTCGACGAGCACCGCGCGGCCCCAGCCAAGACCCTGGTCACCGCCAAATGA
- a CDS encoding LysE family transporter, whose translation MSAPFLAGVVAGYGIAVPVGAIGALIAGLSARTSLRVGAAAGMGAATADGIYAAVAVAGGAAVAGVIAPVAGPLRWAGALVLLALAGWTAWGALRGPGSGARDERPTTAWRAYAGILGLTLLNPATVIYFAALVLGNGGAGGGIWFVAGAFLASASWQLLIAGGGSLIGRLLTGPRGRLVTALTSSAVIAVLAVRLLLDT comes from the coding sequence ATGAGCGCCCCGTTCCTGGCCGGCGTGGTCGCCGGCTACGGGATCGCGGTGCCGGTCGGCGCGATCGGGGCGCTGATCGCCGGGCTGAGCGCGCGCACGTCGCTGCGGGTCGGCGCGGCCGCCGGGATGGGCGCGGCCACCGCGGACGGGATCTACGCCGCGGTCGCGGTGGCCGGGGGCGCCGCGGTCGCCGGGGTGATCGCGCCGGTCGCTGGGCCGCTGCGCTGGGCCGGAGCGCTGGTGTTGCTGGCGCTGGCCGGCTGGACCGCCTGGGGCGCGCTGCGCGGCCCGGGCTCCGGGGCGCGGGACGAGCGGCCCACCACGGCCTGGCGGGCCTACGCCGGGATCCTCGGGCTGACCCTGCTCAACCCGGCCACGGTGATCTATTTCGCGGCGCTGGTGCTGGGCAACGGGGGCGCCGGGGGCGGGATCTGGTTCGTGGCCGGGGCGTTCCTCGCGTCGGCCAGCTGGCAACTGCTGATCGCCGGGGGCGGCTCGCTGATCGGGCGGCTGCTGACCGGGCCACGGGGGCGGCTGGTGACCGCGCTGACGTCCAGCGCGGTGATCGCGGTCCTCGCCGTGCGCCTGCTCCTGGACACCTGA
- a CDS encoding AAA family ATPase encodes MTRLIVLNGPAGCGKSTLARRFAEEHPLTLNLDVDRVRDLIGGWRDRPAEAGLLARAAALAAARAHLLAGHPVIVPQLLARPEFLNQAAALAAEVGAGFHHLVLMDGRESALRRWAAREGRPVTDAERAEVAALYDRLLTLLASRPEARFVTSREGRIDRTYQEVLAALG; translated from the coding sequence GTGACCAGGTTGATCGTGCTGAACGGGCCGGCCGGGTGCGGCAAGTCCACCCTCGCCCGCCGGTTCGCCGAGGAGCATCCGCTGACGCTGAACCTGGACGTCGACCGGGTCCGGGACCTGATCGGCGGGTGGCGGGACCGGCCGGCCGAGGCCGGGCTGCTGGCCCGGGCGGCGGCGCTGGCCGCGGCCCGGGCGCACCTGCTCGCCGGGCACCCGGTGATCGTGCCGCAGCTGCTGGCCCGGCCGGAGTTCCTGAACCAGGCCGCGGCGCTGGCGGCCGAGGTGGGCGCCGGATTCCACCACCTGGTGCTGATGGACGGCCGGGAGAGCGCGCTGCGCCGGTGGGCGGCCCGCGAGGGCCGGCCGGTCACCGACGCGGAGCGGGCCGAGGTGGCGGCGCTCTATGACCGGCTGCTGACCCTGCTCGCGTCGCGCCCGGAGGCCCGGTTCGTGACCAGCCGGGAGGGCCGGATCGACCGGACATACCAGGAGGTTCTCGCGGCGCTCGGGTGA
- a CDS encoding histidine phosphatase family protein gives MGVVAELILIRHGQSLANVAFPAADAKGLLEVELSGRDAEVPLSELGVEQAEAVGAWLAALPAGHRPEVVITSPYLRARETWRIAAEAAGLPLPAPRTDDRLVDRLLGDLEMLTRAAVAARFPGEAARLAEAGLYEYRPPGGESFGDIRIRLSSFLEDLHAEHADRRVVVVAHDSVVLMFRAVLEDLDWDGVAAVEKSAGSVRNASISRFLRNGENKLELDRYNVIDHLPPA, from the coding sequence ATGGGTGTGGTCGCCGAACTGATCCTGATCCGGCACGGGCAGAGCCTGGCCAACGTCGCCTTCCCGGCCGCCGACGCGAAAGGCCTGCTGGAGGTCGAGCTGAGCGGGCGGGACGCCGAGGTCCCGCTCTCCGAGCTCGGTGTCGAGCAGGCCGAGGCGGTCGGCGCGTGGCTGGCCGCGCTGCCCGCCGGGCACCGTCCCGAGGTGGTGATCACCTCGCCGTACCTGCGGGCCCGGGAGACCTGGCGGATCGCCGCCGAGGCCGCCGGGCTGCCCCTGCCGGCCCCGCGTACCGATGATCGTCTTGTCGATCGGCTGCTGGGCGATCTGGAGATGCTCACCCGGGCCGCGGTCGCCGCCCGGTTCCCCGGCGAGGCGGCCCGGCTCGCCGAGGCCGGCCTCTACGAATACCGGCCGCCCGGCGGCGAGTCGTTCGGCGACATCCGGATCCGGTTGTCGTCCTTTCTCGAAGATCTGCACGCGGAGCACGCCGATCGGCGTGTGGTGGTGGTCGCGCACGATTCGGTGGTGCTGATGTTCCGCGCCGTTCTGGAGGATCTCGACTGGGACGGGGTGGCGGCCGTGGAGAAATCCGCGGGCAGCGTCCGGAACGCCTCGATCAGCCGTTTCCTGCGCAACGGTGAGAACAAGCTGGAACTCGACCGCTACAACGTGATCGACCACCTGCCACCGGCCTGA
- a CDS encoding acVLRF1 family peptidyl-tRNA hydrolase, with the protein MGERAAAGGGKWVDVAPERLPRWLANFATRHGEYRADGLLLVAADGAEATLHAPPGVTGAATVTELIEAARAPRRLGLLLARKGAVAVGVADGTELVASKVDTHYVQGRTAAGGWSQQRFARRRDNQAKAAAADGAGIVGRLLLPAVRTMAALVTGGDRTAVDAILADRALAPVAALRAGRLLEVPEPRHAVLVSAVAMARAVPILIREP; encoded by the coding sequence ATGGGCGAACGGGCGGCCGCCGGCGGCGGGAAATGGGTGGATGTCGCGCCGGAGCGGCTGCCCCGGTGGCTGGCGAACTTCGCCACCCGGCACGGGGAGTACCGCGCGGACGGGCTGCTCCTGGTCGCGGCGGACGGGGCGGAGGCGACCCTGCACGCGCCGCCCGGCGTGACCGGGGCCGCGACGGTGACCGAGCTCATCGAGGCGGCGCGGGCGCCGCGCCGGCTCGGGCTGCTGCTGGCCCGCAAGGGCGCGGTCGCGGTCGGCGTGGCGGACGGCACCGAGCTGGTCGCCTCCAAGGTGGACACCCACTACGTGCAGGGCCGGACCGCGGCCGGCGGCTGGTCGCAGCAGCGCTTCGCCCGCCGCCGGGACAACCAGGCGAAGGCGGCCGCCGCCGACGGCGCCGGGATCGTCGGCCGGTTGCTGCTTCCCGCGGTACGGACGATGGCCGCGCTGGTCACCGGCGGCGACCGGACCGCGGTCGACGCGATCCTCGCGGACCGTGCCCTGGCGCCGGTGGCCGCGCTCCGCGCCGGGCGGCTGCTGGAGGTGCCGGAGCCCCGGCACGCCGTGCTGGTCTCCGCGGTGGCGATGGCCCGCGCGGTGCCGATCCTGATCCGGGAGCCCTGA
- a CDS encoding maleylpyruvate isomerase family mycothiol-dependent enzyme, with translation MTPTSPFPDLVALVEERSTALREAAATAPDPAVRVPGCPDWSLRDLVAHLGEVQRFWALVVTEADPSGPPSRERHGSTVPQSDLLAWSAESTRMLGTALRAAGPETPCWAWWPSTAAPHTAGAVARHQVQEAAVHAYDALESLGKPEPLPAAVAVDGVHEFLSTGLGALGAWPHRPARVLYQAIEGPSWTVDLSPAGATADPAASGEPVTRIHGTASDLVLLLHRRIPLHAVRIDGDREVAAQIRDWTGD, from the coding sequence ATGACTCCGACTTCGCCCTTCCCCGACCTGGTCGCCCTGGTCGAGGAGCGCTCGACCGCCCTGCGCGAGGCCGCCGCCACGGCGCCCGACCCGGCCGTCCGGGTGCCGGGCTGCCCCGACTGGTCGCTGCGTGACCTGGTCGCCCACCTCGGCGAGGTGCAGCGTTTCTGGGCGCTGGTGGTGACCGAGGCGGACCCGTCCGGCCCGCCGTCCCGGGAGCGGCACGGCAGCACCGTCCCGCAGAGCGACCTGCTGGCCTGGTCCGCCGAGTCGACCCGGATGCTCGGCACCGCGCTGCGCGCGGCCGGCCCGGAGACACCGTGCTGGGCGTGGTGGCCGTCGACGGCCGCGCCGCACACCGCCGGGGCGGTGGCCCGGCACCAGGTGCAGGAGGCGGCGGTGCACGCCTACGACGCGCTGGAGTCGCTGGGCAAGCCGGAGCCGCTGCCCGCCGCGGTCGCCGTCGACGGCGTGCACGAGTTCCTCAGCACCGGCCTGGGCGCACTCGGCGCCTGGCCGCACCGCCCGGCCCGGGTGCTCTACCAGGCGATCGAGGGGCCGTCCTGGACCGTCGACCTGTCCCCGGCCGGCGCCACCGCCGACCCGGCGGCCAGCGGTGAACCGGTCACCCGGATCCACGGCACCGCCAGCGACCTGGTGCTGCTGCTGCACCGCAGGATCCCGCTGCACGCGGTCCGGATCGACGGCGACCGCGAGGTCGCCGCCCAGATCCGCGACTGGACCGGTGACTAG
- the ypfJ gene encoding KPN_02809 family neutral zinc metallopeptidase, producing MELNENAEIDTSQVEDARGSGGGGGFGGLPIPIGGGGLAGIVVTVLLALVGGYFGINNLGGGGGETPSNNTNLATECQQQDAVKQLDCRNVLYINSIQAYWAKELPQAFGKQYEKSTTKIFQSRVNTGCGAADSGVGPFYCPADNKVYIDLSFYQQLAKELGAPGEFAQPYVLAHEYGHHVQDLLGTEAKMRRAQQADPDSANLQSVRLELQADCYAGAWAKGATGTTDAKGNKIFKSLSDADIQEGIQTAGQIGDDTLQQRGGGTINPAEFTHGTSADRQKWFRTGYDSGDPTQCDTFAPGAVNQGD from the coding sequence ATGGAACTCAACGAGAACGCCGAGATCGACACCAGTCAGGTGGAGGATGCCCGTGGTTCGGGTGGCGGCGGGGGCTTCGGCGGGCTGCCCATCCCGATCGGTGGCGGCGGGCTCGCCGGCATCGTGGTCACGGTGCTGCTCGCGCTGGTCGGCGGCTACTTCGGGATCAACAACCTCGGTGGTGGCGGCGGTGAGACGCCCAGCAACAACACCAATCTCGCCACCGAGTGCCAGCAGCAGGACGCGGTCAAGCAGCTCGACTGCCGGAACGTGCTCTACATCAACTCGATCCAGGCGTACTGGGCCAAGGAGCTGCCGCAGGCCTTCGGCAAGCAGTACGAGAAGTCGACCACCAAGATCTTCCAGAGCCGGGTGAACACCGGGTGCGGCGCCGCCGACTCCGGCGTCGGGCCGTTCTACTGCCCGGCCGACAACAAGGTCTACATCGACCTGAGCTTCTACCAGCAGCTGGCCAAGGAGCTCGGCGCGCCGGGCGAGTTCGCGCAGCCCTACGTGCTCGCCCACGAGTACGGTCACCACGTGCAGGATCTGCTCGGCACCGAGGCCAAGATGCGACGCGCGCAGCAGGCCGACCCGGACTCGGCCAACCTGCAGTCGGTCCGGCTCGAGCTGCAGGCCGACTGCTACGCCGGGGCCTGGGCGAAGGGCGCGACCGGCACCACCGACGCCAAGGGCAACAAGATCTTCAAGAGCCTGTCCGACGCCGACATCCAGGAGGGCATCCAGACCGCCGGCCAGATCGGCGACGACACCCTCCAGCAACGCGGCGGTGGCACCATCAATCCGGCGGAGTTCACCCACGGCACGTCCGCGGACCGGCAGAAGTGGTTCCGGACCGGGTACGACTCGGGTGACCCGACGCAGTGCGACACGTTCGCGCCGGGTGCGGTCAACCAGGGCGACTGA
- a CDS encoding ABC-F family ATP-binding cassette domain-containing protein yields the protein MITATGLELRAGARILLSPTTLRVQPGDRIGLVGRNGAGKTTTLKVLAGEGIPYAGQVERTSEIGYLPQDPRTGDLNVTGRDRVLSARGLDSILAEMQKLEVQLEESSEEKLVRRYGQLEDQFSALGGYGAEAEAARICANLGLPDRALAQTIGTLSGGQRRRIELARILFANSGQNGKGILLLDEPTNHLDQDSIAWLRGYMAQHKGGLIVISHDVELLDAAVNKVWYLDANRSVVDMYNMGWKTYLEARETDERRRRRERANAEKKAGALMAQADKMRAKATKTVAAQNMAKRAEKLLGGLEEVRSSDKVAKVRFPSPAPCGKTPLTAQGLSKSYGSLEIFADVDVAVDRGSRVAILGLNGAGKTTLLRILGGLLQSDTGEVRPGHGLRLGYYAQEHETLDVDRTILDHMRSAASEQTDTELRKILGAFLFSGDDVDKPAGVLSGGEKTRLALATLVCSGANVLLLDEPTNNLDPISREQVLDAIANYPGAIVLVTHDAGCVQALKPDRAILLPDGDEDAWSDDLLELVELA from the coding sequence ATGATCACCGCCACCGGACTGGAACTCCGCGCCGGCGCGCGCATCCTGCTGTCCCCGACCACGCTGCGGGTGCAGCCCGGCGACCGGATCGGCCTGGTCGGCCGCAACGGCGCGGGCAAGACCACCACGCTGAAGGTGCTGGCCGGCGAGGGCATCCCGTACGCCGGGCAGGTCGAGCGGACCAGTGAGATCGGTTACCTGCCGCAGGACCCGCGCACCGGCGATCTGAACGTGACCGGGCGCGACCGGGTGCTCTCCGCCCGCGGGCTGGACAGCATCCTGGCCGAGATGCAGAAGCTCGAGGTGCAGCTGGAGGAGAGCTCGGAGGAGAAGCTGGTCCGGCGCTACGGGCAGCTGGAGGACCAGTTCTCCGCCCTGGGTGGCTACGGCGCCGAGGCCGAGGCCGCCCGGATCTGCGCGAACCTGGGGCTGCCCGACCGCGCGCTGGCCCAGACCATCGGCACCCTCTCCGGCGGTCAGCGCCGCCGGATCGAGCTGGCCCGCATCCTGTTCGCCAACTCGGGGCAGAACGGCAAGGGCATCCTGCTGCTCGACGAGCCGACCAACCACCTCGACCAGGACTCGATCGCCTGGCTGCGCGGCTACATGGCGCAGCACAAGGGCGGCCTCATCGTGATCAGCCACGACGTCGAGCTGCTCGACGCCGCGGTCAACAAGGTGTGGTACCTCGACGCCAACCGCTCGGTCGTCGACATGTACAACATGGGCTGGAAGACCTACCTCGAGGCGCGGGAGACCGACGAGCGGCGGCGCCGCCGGGAGCGGGCCAACGCGGAGAAGAAGGCCGGCGCCCTGATGGCCCAGGCCGACAAGATGCGGGCCAAGGCGACCAAGACGGTGGCCGCGCAGAACATGGCGAAGCGGGCCGAGAAACTGCTCGGCGGCCTGGAGGAGGTGCGAAGCTCGGACAAGGTGGCCAAGGTCCGCTTCCCGAGTCCGGCCCCGTGCGGCAAGACCCCGCTGACCGCGCAGGGCCTGTCGAAGTCGTACGGGTCGCTGGAGATCTTCGCGGACGTCGACGTGGCGGTGGACCGCGGCTCCCGGGTCGCCATCCTCGGGCTCAACGGCGCCGGCAAGACCACCCTGCTGCGGATCCTCGGCGGCCTGCTCCAGTCGGACACCGGCGAGGTGCGGCCCGGGCACGGCCTGCGGCTGGGCTACTACGCCCAGGAGCACGAGACGCTGGACGTGGACCGGACGATCCTGGACCACATGCGCAGCGCCGCCTCCGAGCAGACCGACACCGAGCTGCGCAAGATCCTGGGCGCGTTCCTGTTCTCCGGCGATGACGTGGACAAGCCTGCGGGCGTGCTCTCCGGCGGCGAGAAGACCCGGCTGGCGCTGGCCACCCTGGTCTGCTCGGGGGCGAACGTGCTGCTGCTCGACGAGCCGACCAACAACCTCGACCCGATCAGCCGGGAGCAGGTGCTGGACGCGATCGCCAACTACCCGGGCGCGATCGTGCTGGTCACCCACGACGCCGGGTGCGTGCAGGCGCTGAAGCCGGACCGGGCGATCCTGCTGCCCGACGGCGACGAGGACGCCTGGAGCGACGACCTGCTGGAACTCGTCGAACTGGCCTGA